AAATTTTTTACATGCAAAATCGGAGTCTTGGCATACATGCTTTCTTGTTCCGACTTCCGTAATTCCGGATTTTCTTCCAGACTGCGAATTAATCCTTCAACAGAAATATTTGTTTCGGTGATGGTGTCATTGTCGTCGCTCGACATAAAATCGCTTACCGTAGGAAGTTTTCGCAAGCGCCTTCCGAGTTTTGGACGGCATGCCAATAAACCTTTCGTGTAAGGATGTTGTGGATTGGTAAAAATATCGAGCACGGTTCCCTGTTCAACAATTTTCCCTTTGTACATTACCACTACACGATCCGCTAATTCAGCTATAACACCCAGGTCGTGGGTGATGAAAATAATTCCAAGATTATTCTTCACCTGTAAATCATTCATCAGGTCAAGAATGGTCTTTTGTACGGTTACATCCAGCGCAGTGGTCGGTTCATCCGCAATGAGAATATCCGGATTACAACTCATCGCCATCGCAATCATTACACGCTGTTTTTGTCCGCCCGATAACTGGTGTGGATAGGCGTCGAAAATTCGTTCGGGACGTGGAAGTTTTACTTGTTTAAACAATTCGATTACGCGTCCTTTTGCCAGTGCTCTGCTTTTTGAAAAAACGGAATAGAAAATACCGCCGCCAATTAATGCAAAGCCTGCACAAGCTAAAATCAGGGAAACCACAGGAGCCATTCCTTCCGATACAAACGTGATCAGGGAAAAGAAAAATGCAACAGTAGAAGCGAGATAAAAAAGATTGCGGTGCGATTCTAAAAAATAGCGCAGCTTACTTAATTCGGGAAAGGATTCATGTTTCAGAATGGCTTCGGTAACCTGATCACCACAGGTGAGAACAGGATTCAGCGAGGTCATGGGCTCCTGGAAAATCATCGCCAGTTTGTTACCGCGATAGGATTGCATTTGCTTTTCGGTAGCCTGTAATAAATCAAGCGGTCCCTTTTGCGCATCATGGTAAATAATCTGACCACCGGAAATTTTCCCCGGGGGACTCGGAATCAATCGCATCGCCGAGAGGGAAGTCACCGATTTACCAGATCCGGATTCACCCACTATACCAATGGTTTCACCCTTGTGAAGGACAAAAGAAACATCGTTTACCGCTTTGGTAACAACACCATCACTGGTGAATTCAGTCACCAGATTTCGCACTTCCAATATGGGTTCCTTTGCCATGGCAGGTTTTATTCTGAGGAGGCTAAAAATAAACTTATTTGGCAATAAGAACAAATGAAGTTGGTTCCCTTAGACGAGTAGCGCTTTTCGGCCTTTGGATTCCAATAAAATCACTGATTTTGAATGGGGCAAACAGGCAGTATTTTAGGTTCCGGGCATTGCGGGAACCCCTTTAGAGACCTATTTTTGCTGCTCAATTAGAAAAAATCATGGAAAATCAGGTAAAGATTGGTCTGTTTGGCTTCGGATGTGTGGGGCAGGGATTGTATGATGTTTTATCCCAAAGCAGGGGATTTAAAACTCAGATCAAGAAAATTGTGGTGAAGGATAAAAACAAAAAGAGAAGTCTTCCCGAACATTTGTTTTCGTTTGATAAAAATGAAATCCTGAACGATCCGGAAATTAATCTGGTGGTGGAGTTGATCGACAATGCGGCTGATGCTTTTGAAATTGTTTCTACAGCACTCAGGAAGGGGAAAAACGTAGTGAGCGCAAATAAAAAAATGATTGCGGAAAATTTTGAAGAATTAGTCCGCATTCAAAATGAATACGGCACATCATTGCTTTACGAGGCTTCATCTTGCGGATCCATTCCCATTGTGCGGAATCTGGAAGAGTATTACGACAATGAATTACTTCGTGCGGTGAGCGGAATTTTTAATGGTTCTTCTAATTACATCCTCACTAAAGTGCAGAATGAAAATCTCGATTACGCCACTGCTTTACATCAGGCACAGGAACTTGGCTTTGCAGAGAGTAATCCGAAACTGGATGTGGAAGGATATGATGCCAAGTTTAAGTTGATTATTGTGGCCGGACATACCTTCGGCGTTTTCGCAAAACCGGAAGAAGTTTTAAATCTCGGCATTCAAAATCTTGCACTGGGTGATGTTGATTTTGCAAAATCGCGCGATAAACGAATCCGCCTGGTAGCAAATACATTTCAACTCGATGATGAACGCATTACCTTATTTGTAACACCGCGACTGGTAGGGAAAGAAGATCAGTTGTACAATGTGAATAATGAATACAATGCCGTAATTCTTGAAGCTGCATTTTCCGATAAGCAATTGTTTGTAGGTAAAGGAGCGGGCGGACATCCAACCGGTTCTGCAGTTCTCTCGGATATTTCTGCAAACACCTATCAATACCGTTACGAGTACAAAAAATTTCATCAGACTTCCCGTTTTGCCTATTCCACAGATTTGGAACTCGAAGTTTATCTCCGTTCGAATGATCCAAAATTATTTGATGAACTCCATTTTACTTCCATCTCCGAAAAAGGAATCAATTATGTCACCGGAGTGAATTATGTCATCGGTGTGCTTTCACTTAAATCATTGATTGAAAATAAAGAAAGAATTAACCAGTCAGGAGCATTCCTTGCTGCCACCGGAGAGGTTATTCTTGGAGAGGGAACGCAAAAAGAAAAATTGCATCTCACCGAAAACGTAGGGGTGAATTAAACTCAGCCTTGCACAAAGTGAAACTGGATCGATTCTAAAATAGGAATTAAACCTGCGAAGAAAAATTCAACAGCAATAACCATTACGATTAATCCCATAATACGCATCAGGACTTTATTTCCTGTTTCTCCAAGGAACTTCTGAATACCGGCCGCACCAAAGAGTGATACGAGCGTGATCAGCATTACGACAAACATCGCTGCAATCACTGTTATTTTTGCACCTGCATCTTGTGCATCGTTCATGAGAATGATGGAATTGGTAATGGCACCCGGACCACAAATCATGGGTATGCCAAGAGGTGTAATGGAAATGTCGGTAATGTATTCTTTCACGGTTTCAGAATCCATTTTTGTACGGATCAAGCGGGCCTGCAACATATCCCAACCCATGATAAAAAATAAGATTCCGCCTACAATCCGGAATCCATTGGCAGAAATGCCAAAAAAATCAAAGATGAATTTACCCGCAAATGCAAATATCACCATGGTGAGAAAAGCGGTAATACTGGCTTTAATGGCGGTGCGGCGTTTGTTGGCTGCATCGAGACTCGCCGTCATGGTCATGTACACCGGTATCAGGCTAAAAGGATTGATGATGGTGATAAAAGTGGTAAAGACCAACAGGAATAAATCGGCGGAGAAGGACATGAATTCTCAAATTTTTGGCAAATATCAGAATTTAGCCGGTACAAATGAGCATCCGAAAGGCTACATTTGTAAGGATGGACATGCAAAAACTTTCACTGGTAGTAATTACGTTCAACGAAGAGCGTAATATCCGCCGTTGTTTGGAAAGCGTGGCCGGACTGGCGGATGAAATTGTAATTGTGGATTCCGGTTCAACAGATTCTACTTTGCAAATCGCTGAGGAATTTTCTGCTCGTATTGTTCAGCAGAAATGGCTTGGCTATTCAGAACAAAAAAATTCAGGTAATCAACTTGCATTGCACGATTGGATATTATCTCTCGATGCAGATGAAGCTTTGAGTCCCGACTTAAAAGCGGAAATCATTCAAATTAAAAATTCAGGCTTCAAAGGCGTTTATGAATTTCCACGCTTAACCAATTACTGCGGAACATTTGTTCGTCACGGCGGCTGGTACCCCGATTATAAAGTCCGCATTTTTAATCGGAAAAACGTATGCTGGCAAGGCACCATACACGAAACACTCAAGGGATTTTCAACAACTGATATTACGCGATTAAAAGGCGATTGTTTGCATTTTTCATACTATACCATTCAGGAACATATTCGTCAAACCGAAAAATTTACGGATCTGTCGGCGCAGGATTTGTTTGCTAAAAATAAAAACGTGAGCTGGATTAAATCGGTATTTTCCCCCATGGCACGTTTTGTTTCAGGTTATTTTTTTAAGTTGGGATTTTTAGATGGTAAAGCCGGATTTTATATAGCGAAAATTTCGGCGATGTCGACACGTTTGAAATACAAAAAATTAAAATCACTTTATTCCAAATGAAACAAATCATCCTCGAAATGGAAAAATTGAAACACCTCGAAACGGGGTTGGGACAATTTTGTTTTCATTTGGGGAATGAATTATTGCTTCAGCAACAGGAACAGTTTAAACTGAATTTTTTTCTTCCGGAACAAGCTGCAACTTTGTTTGATAAAAAGGTTGCTGTAAAATTCAGTAAGCAATGGAACAAACTGTTTATGCCGGGAGCATCGCGTTTTGATTTATGGCATATCCTGCATCAGGATTCGAAATACATTCCCGCTTCACCCAAAAAAATGGTGATCACGGTTCATGATTTAAATTTTTTGCAAAAATATTCAGGACGAAAACAACAATCGCGCTTGCAACAACTTCAATCCCGTATTGACCGTAGTTCCGGTGTGGCCGTAATTTCCAATTATACGGGTTCAGTTTTAAAAAATCATATTGAATTAAAGGATTGTCCGCTTCGCGTTATTTATAACGGAAATTCGTTAAAACAATTTCCCCATGCTCAGCGGCCGGGATTTATTCAGGAGGATCACCCTTTCTTTTTTGCATTAGGTGTTTTATCGCCACGTAAAAACTTTCATGTCTTGCCACCGCTCTTAAAACGCTTTCCTCATCACCGTTTGGTAATTGCAGGACCATCCCATTCTGAATACCCGCAACAAATTTTATCCGCCGCGAAAGCAGCAGGTGTATCATCGCGTTTGATTCTGGTAAATCAGATTACTGAAGAAGAAAAGTATTGGCTGTATGCGAATATGGATGCGTTTTTATTTCCATCGCTTGCAGAAGGATTCGGTCTCCCTGTGGTGGAGGCAATGAGTTTGGGTAAACCGGTATTCCTTTCAAACTTAACTTCATTACCGGAAGTAGGAGGAGAAATGGCGTTTTATTTTAAAAATTTCGATGCAGAGGAAATGGCCAATCAACTGGAAGCAGGATTGCATAAAGTCGCGCACATTTCCGATTATTCTTCATTGGTAAAACAACACGCCCATCAATTTTCCTGGCAAAATGCTGCAAAGGAATACCTGAATTTTTATTCAGAGGTTTTATCCTGAAGTTCGGGCATCTGGTAATAGAACAAAGCTCCCAGGAAACAAAAATAAGCTACACCGGCCTGCGTTTCCAGGGTGTCTTCCGTTAACAGAGAAATGATCGCACCGGTATAAAAAATTAAAAACATCAGGTTTCCGGTTTCCCATGCTTTAACAAAGGGAAGGGCAAGATAAATCAGAAACAACATGATGCCAATTATTCCAAAGGCAACACCTATGGCTAAAAACTGATTATGCGATCGCAATCGGTTGGATGGTGGAAGCAAGGAATGGTTCGCTTCGTATTGTGCATTAAATGCCAATTGTGCATCACCGGTTCCAACTCCAATCAAAGGATGATTTTGGATGATTTGTGTAGCGGTTTGCCAGAATTCCAGTCGTTGAGTCACCGAATTTCCGGTAGCGTTTTTATAATAGCGATACACATCAAATTCAAAAAATACTTGCTCAATGCGTTTTCTTAATCCTCGTGTTTTAGTGTAGTTGATGTTCGCAATTCCGTTTTCAATATTCCGGATGTCTTCATCGCTTAATTGACTGATACCGTCAAGATCTTTTTTTAATCCTTTGGAGGTCATGTAGCGAATCAACGTTTGCGAAAGAGCCTGGTTTTTTTTATCGAGACTATCATAGGGAATGGAGGAACGCTGATTCCATCCTTTTTTTAATTCGGCGTAGCACACATTGCTCCAGGTGTAATATCCGTTTTCCATCATGTCATTATCGAGTTGATGATGGTACATTTCTCCTCGTGGTGTAAATTCCGGAAGGTTGTTTCGGGTTTCTTTTGGTGTACGGAATTCAATAAAAACGCTGCGGACAAATAAAAAGGCAACTAATGCGATGAGTAGGAGTGAAAATCCGAAGGTTGCTTTTACCCATCGCTTGCCGGAATGCATAATTTGATAGAAAATATAAAACAACATGCTTGCACTCAACACAGAATAAGCAGTGGCCGATTCCAGAATGTAAAGGAAGTAGAGCAACCATGCAATTAAAAAAGGCGCGATAATTTTTTCCGATTTTTCCCCAATAAAAATCCAGCGAACCATTACCAAAATTGCGGTTGAAATCACCAGTGATAAGCGGATATGCGATACAAAAGGAGAGATATTTCTCACGTCACTGATGTCGCGCGACGATGGAAAAATTTCTAAATAAATTCCGGTAGAAATCAAGGTGGAAACTACAGTGGCAGCGACAAACAGACGCATTAAAATTTTAAACTGATGTTTGCTTAGTTGCGGAAGTGCGGCGAGTAAAACCGGGAATAAAAGAATCGGAAGTTTAATGCGAAGATCATTAAAGGCAAATGCATAATCGGTGGACCAGCATAAACCAATCAGGTGAATTCCAAAAAAACAGGCAGCGGCAATCAGATAGGTATCCTGCTTTACTTTTTTGAGTTGTTGCAGGGGATTACCATAAAGCAGAAAAGCGAGAGCTAATCCTATTGATCCCAGGCTCATCAGGAACACGGATGTGCTTAATCCCACGCATAATGCAATTAACGCGGCATAATGTACCGGAAAGGCTAATTTCTGCAACAAGGAGAGTTATTTCTTATCGGTTTTGATGCTTCCGTTAAGAATACCCTTATAACGAGAAGGGTCATTAAATATTTTAATGGCTTCAATAATTTCCGGATCGGTGCGCAGGGTGTGTTCTATTTTGCCGTTTTGGTAGTAATAACGACCCACAATTTCCGATTCGATGAATTCAATGATCTCGTCTTTAAAACGCATTAAGTCGGTTTCTTTGCTGGGTTGTACTTTTTTAAGCAAGGCCTCAAATTCCGATTCGGCTCCCTGAAAATATTTTTCGCGCTCGGCTGTTTTTTTCAGCTCTTCGAATTTTTCTTCGCTCATGGTCTTGTACGAGTATTCTTTGTTTTTTACAAAAGCAAGAAAATCGTTGTATTGAGCATCCGTAAAACGGAATTCTTTGGCATTCGTAATCGAATTGTTTTCACGGTGAAACTTAGTGGCGTAATCGAAAATAATATTCTGGGCATAAAGACTGGCAACGATTCGACTGTATTCCTTCATCTCAACATTCACATCCGGATCAATACCTCTTCCGTCAAAAACTTCCCGGCCATTTTTGGTTTTGAATTTTTTAATCAATGAATCAGAAACTACCGTCGCTTTTCCGCTTTGGTCTTTGTGACTGTAATCTAATTTCTGAATACATCTTCCGCTTGGAGTATAATATTTAGCTACGGTCAATTTCATCATGCTGTTGTAGGGTAGCGTACGCGTTTGTTGCACCAGACCTTTTCCGTAGGAACGCTGTCCAACTACTACACCACGGTCCAGATCCTGAATGGAACCGGATACAATTTCAGAGGCAGAGGCGGATCCTTCATCAATTAAAACCACTAATGGCATGTTTAAATCCAGTGGTTCTTCCTTGGCAGGATAAACAGCATTCATATTCGGCATCCGGCCTTTTTGGCGAACAATTTCTGTTCCACGTGGGACAAAAATATTGACAATTGCCACTGCTTCAGTCAGCAATCCACCACCGTTTCCGCGCAAATCAAAAACCAGTTGTTTCATGCCGTGTTTTTCTTTCAGATTTTTAAATGCATCCTTTACTTCGGCGCTCGCTGTATTGGTAAAACTATTCAGTTTGATGTATCCGGTTTGTTGATCAATCATGCCGTAATAAGGAACATCTTTAATTTTTATTTCTTCACGCACCAGTGTTTTTTCCATGAAGCCTTCGGTTCCTTCACGTTTGACTTTTAATTTTAAACTTGTACCGGGAGCACCTTTTAAAAAGCGACTCACTTCATCACTGGTCATTCCTTTGATTGACTTCCCGTCAATTTCATAAATCATATCACCGGCAATCAGACCGGCTTTCATCGCAGGATATCCTTCATAAGGTTCCGCCACTTGCGAATACTCCCCGTTTTTGCGAATAACAGCACCGATACCACCATATTGACCTGTAGTCATAAAGCGATAATCTTCAATGTCCGATTCAGGATAAAAAACGGTATAAGGATCCAATGATTCCAGCATGGCGTCAATACCATCTTTCATCAATTTTCCGGGCATAGGCTCATCAACGTAATACGCATTCAACTCCTTATACACCGCACCGAAAATCTCGATGTTTTTCGACATCTCAAATTCATTCGAGGGAACCGGACGAAAAGAATATCCGACTATACCCGAAATTGCTGCCAATAGGCCTACGATAAGAAATTGTTTACTGCGCTTCATGTTCTGTATTCAAATTTTTAGAAGAATTAAGCTCTTCTGTCAAACGTTGTAAAAGTAAGATTATTTTACGGCTAACCGTTTCCCATTCGGGATGCTCATTGCCTGTGAACAGGATCGCCAAAGCAATATGCTTATCCGATTTGTCAAGAGCATCATACAAAATGCCTTTGTTTAACCGATAAGCTTCCCGCATTTGCCGTTTAATCCGGTTCCGGTCGTGAGCCCGTTTAAATTTCCGTTTCGGAACTGTAAACAAAACCTGTGCCTTGGCTTCCGCATCGGCATGCACCCAAAACAAACGAAAGGGAAAAGCATTGATGAACTTTTTTTCCATAAAAAGTGCATCGATGGATTTTTTGCTGCAAAGCCTTTCCGTTTTACGGAATGTGTTCAATGGAGAAATGTTTATGCCACAAGATAAGCAACTAATGCCATCTTTCTGGTTTCGCAATGGGAAATAAGAGGGGAGGAATTATTTTTCCTTATCGTTTTTTATAAAATGCTCAATCGCCATTGTCATACTCGGAGCATTGGGCATCGGTGCCTGAACGTCTAAGCGTAAACCGGCCGACTTAACAGCGGCTGCAGTGGTAGCCCCAAATGCAGCAATCCTGGTTTTATTCTGCTTGAACTTTGGAAAATTCTTTAACAGCGATTCAATTCCTTGTGGCGAAAAGAATACCAGCATGTCGTACTTAATATCTGCCAGATCACTCAGGTCACTGGCTACCGTGCGGTACATGATGGATTTGGTGTATTTGATATTGTGCTGGTCCAGTACGTCGGTGATTTCCTGCTTGTGGATGTCGGAACAGGGAAGAAGAAATACTTCGTCTTTATGTTTCTTTATCACATCCAGTAACTCAATAAATTTCTGTTTGCCGTGAAAAATTTTGCGTTTGCGGTAAACCACATATTTCTGCAGGTAATAAGCAGTCGATTCGCTGATGCAAAAATATTTCATTGTATCGGGAACGGTATAACGAAGCTCTTTACAAACACGGAAAAAATGATCCACGGCATTACGACTCGTCATAATCACTGCAGTGTGTTCCTGGATACTTACTTTTTCTTTACGCAGGTCTTTACTGTCAACACCTTCCACATGGATAAATGGACGAAAGTCAACCTTAAGCTTGTGCTTTTTTGCCAGCTCCGCATAAGGGTTCTTCTCCGATTCCGGAGGAGCCTGAGAAACGAGAATCGTTTTGATCGCCAAAGCAGTAAATTTTATATCCGTTCCTAATAGTTGTCGGCTAATCAGCCAATTTTGCTCACCAACACCTTTATCGTTACGATTAAGGGCAGGATTTCAAGCGCGCAAAGATATAAAAAAATAAAAACAACACCACTCCCTGCATTTAGTCCGGCAAGAATTCCCCTTCCAATCCGGTAGAGGTAGATCATAAGAAACAAGGAACCGGCAATGAGCAGCGACGGAACAAAAAGGTAATCAGGACCAAAACTGGCCAGAATGGCGAAAGGAAGGAGTAAAATCCCGGTTATTTCAGGAAAAAGTAACAAGGCATACCGGTTTTCAGTTAAGCCCCCGTCTTCCCCAATAATAAATTGGGTAATCAGATGTATGATGCTTTTGATCAGTAGAAAAAGAAACAATGCGCCACTAATGATTAAAAATTCTAAAAAATCGGGCAGGTTCAACCAGGAAATGGAGAAAAAGTGCAAGGCCCAAAAAATTAATAATCCCCCGCTAAAGGCATAGTTCAATAAGAAGGTAATCGAGAAGGGGTGACTTAAAACCAACTCCTCCCGCATCAGTTGCTTCATGTATCGGGCAGAAATAAATGCGTCGGTGAGTTGACGAAATTTATTGTGATAACCTAACCTTAAAACAGCAACCGTGCCTACCAAAAGGGTCAATAAAACAAACATCCATACATCATTCCCCTTTTTCACTTCGTGAAGCTGAAGTCCGCTTCCCCAATCCAGCGATTGTTCAAGACTGCTTTTCATGTTGATCAGGGCAGAACTGTCGGGTTTTTCTGGTAAGAGCGAACCCTTGCCCAAAAGAACAAATGGAGCGCTTTCTTGTTGTAAACTGTCAATACCCGGCATGGGGTCAAAAATAGACATATTGCCGATAACAAGTGTGTAAGTCCGACTGTGATTTTTTTAGTTATTTTTGTCGCAAACAGTTAAAAAATGGCAAAGACCGATTTATTCCAGGCTCCCGATTATTATCAGCTCGACGATTTGCTTACCGACGAACATAAAATGGTTCGCGATGCAGCACGTGCATGGGTGAAAAAAGAAGTTTCACCAATTATTGAGGAGCATTATGAAAAAGCAACCTTCCCTCACAATGTGGTTAAAGGATTAGCCGAAGTCGGCGCATTCGGACCCTATATTCCAACTGAATATGGCGGTGCAGGATTAGATCAGATTTCATACGGATTAATCATGCAGGAATTAGAGCGTTGCGATAGCGGATTACGTTCTACTGCTTCAGTTCAAAGTTCATTGGTGATGTATCCGATTTATAAATTCGGATCGGAAGAACAAAAAAAGAAATACCTGCCAAAACTGGCATCCGGTGAATGGATCGGATGTTTCGGATTAACAGAGCCCGACTACGGATCCAATCCGGGTGGAATGATCACCAATTTTAAAGACGCCGGCGATCATGTTATCCTTAACGGAGCAAAAATGTGGATCAGCAATGCACCCTTTGCACAAATTGCAGTGGTTTGGGCAAAAGATGAAAGCGGAAGAATTCACGGTTTAATCGTTGAACGCGGAATGGAAGGATTTTCCACTCCCGAAATGCACGGTAAATGGAGTTTGCGCGCATCGGCCACCGGTGAATTGATTTTTAATAATGTGAAAGTACCAAAAGCAAATATCCTTCCCGGTAAATCAGGACTCGGTGCTCCTTTAAGCTGTCTCGATTCGGCACGTTTCGGAATTGCCTGGGGTGCAATTGGTGCAGCAATGGATTGCTACGATTCAGCATTAAGATATTCCATGGAACGCATTCAGTTCGATGTTCCTATTGCAGCGTTTCAGTTGACGCAAAAAAAATTAGCTGAGATGTTAACCGAAATTACAAAAGCGCAATTGCTCACCTGGAGATTAGGTGTATTGCGTAATGAAGGAAGAGCAACATCTGCGCAAATTTCAATGGCAAAACGAAACAATGTGCATATGGCAATTTCCATTGCAAGAGAAGCGCGACAAATTCACGGAGCGATGGGTATTACCAATGAATATTCCATTATGCGTCATATGATGAATCTGGAATCGGTTATCACTTACGAAGGAACACATGATGTTCACTTGCTGATTACCGGTGCCGATATCACAGGAATCTCTGCATTCAAAACAGCGCCTTTGTCGAAAT
This genomic interval from Flavobacteriales bacterium contains the following:
- a CDS encoding uroporphyrinogen-III synthase, with the protein product MAIKTILVSQAPPESEKNPYAELAKKHKLKVDFRPFIHVEGVDSKDLRKEKVSIQEHTAVIMTSRNAVDHFFRVCKELRYTVPDTMKYFCISESTAYYLQKYVVYRKRKIFHGKQKFIELLDVIKKHKDEVFLLPCSDIHKQEITDVLDQHNIKYTKSIMYRTVASDLSDLADIKYDMLVFFSPQGIESLLKNFPKFKQNKTRIAAFGATTAAAVKSAGLRLDVQAPMPNAPSMTMAIEHFIKNDKEK
- a CDS encoding O-antigen ligase family protein; protein product: MLQKLAFPVHYAALIALCVGLSTSVFLMSLGSIGLALAFLLYGNPLQQLKKVKQDTYLIAAACFFGIHLIGLCWSTDYAFAFNDLRIKLPILLFPVLLAALPQLSKHQFKILMRLFVAATVVSTLISTGIYLEIFPSSRDISDVRNISPFVSHIRLSLVISTAILVMVRWIFIGEKSEKIIAPFLIAWLLYFLYILESATAYSVLSASMLFYIFYQIMHSGKRWVKATFGFSLLLIALVAFLFVRSVFIEFRTPKETRNNLPEFTPRGEMYHHQLDNDMMENGYYTWSNVCYAELKKGWNQRSSIPYDSLDKKNQALSQTLIRYMTSKGLKKDLDGISQLSDEDIRNIENGIANINYTKTRGLRKRIEQVFFEFDVYRYYKNATGNSVTQRLEFWQTATQIIQNHPLIGVGTGDAQLAFNAQYEANHSLLPPSNRLRSHNQFLAIGVAFGIIGIMLFLIYLALPFVKAWETGNLMFLIFYTGAIISLLTEDTLETQAGVAYFCFLGALFYYQMPELQDKTSE
- a CDS encoding ribonuclease P protein component, with the translated sequence MNTFRKTERLCSKKSIDALFMEKKFINAFPFRLFWVHADAEAKAQVLFTVPKRKFKRAHDRNRIKRQMREAYRLNKGILYDALDKSDKHIALAILFTGNEHPEWETVSRKIILLLQRLTEELNSSKNLNTEHEAQ
- a CDS encoding S41 family peptidase — encoded protein: MKRSKQFLIVGLLAAISGIVGYSFRPVPSNEFEMSKNIEIFGAVYKELNAYYVDEPMPGKLMKDGIDAMLESLDPYTVFYPESDIEDYRFMTTGQYGGIGAVIRKNGEYSQVAEPYEGYPAMKAGLIAGDMIYEIDGKSIKGMTSDEVSRFLKGAPGTSLKLKVKREGTEGFMEKTLVREEIKIKDVPYYGMIDQQTGYIKLNSFTNTASAEVKDAFKNLKEKHGMKQLVFDLRGNGGGLLTEAVAIVNIFVPRGTEIVRQKGRMPNMNAVYPAKEEPLDLNMPLVVLIDEGSASASEIVSGSIQDLDRGVVVGQRSYGKGLVQQTRTLPYNSMMKLTVAKYYTPSGRCIQKLDYSHKDQSGKATVVSDSLIKKFKTKNGREVFDGRGIDPDVNVEMKEYSRIVASLYAQNIIFDYATKFHRENNSITNAKEFRFTDAQYNDFLAFVKNKEYSYKTMSEEKFEELKKTAEREKYFQGAESEFEALLKKVQPSKETDLMRFKDEIIEFIESEIVGRYYYQNGKIEHTLRTDPEIIEAIKIFNDPSRYKGILNGSIKTDKK
- a CDS encoding glycosyltransferase family 4 protein is translated as MKQIILEMEKLKHLETGLGQFCFHLGNELLLQQQEQFKLNFFLPEQAATLFDKKVAVKFSKQWNKLFMPGASRFDLWHILHQDSKYIPASPKKMVITVHDLNFLQKYSGRKQQSRLQQLQSRIDRSSGVAVISNYTGSVLKNHIELKDCPLRVIYNGNSLKQFPHAQRPGFIQEDHPFFFALGVLSPRKNFHVLPPLLKRFPHHRLVIAGPSHSEYPQQILSAAKAAGVSSRLILVNQITEEEKYWLYANMDAFLFPSLAEGFGLPVVEAMSLGKPVFLSNLTSLPEVGGEMAFYFKNFDAEEMANQLEAGLHKVAHISDYSSLVKQHAHQFSWQNAAKEYLNFYSEVLS
- a CDS encoding MarC family protein; its protein translation is MSFSADLFLLVFTTFITIINPFSLIPVYMTMTASLDAANKRRTAIKASITAFLTMVIFAFAGKFIFDFFGISANGFRIVGGILFFIMGWDMLQARLIRTKMDSETVKEYITDISITPLGIPMICGPGAITNSIILMNDAQDAGAKITVIAAMFVVMLITLVSLFGAAGIQKFLGETGNKVLMRIMGLIVMVIAVEFFFAGLIPILESIQFHFVQG
- a CDS encoding homoserine dehydrogenase — its product is MENQVKIGLFGFGCVGQGLYDVLSQSRGFKTQIKKIVVKDKNKKRSLPEHLFSFDKNEILNDPEINLVVELIDNAADAFEIVSTALRKGKNVVSANKKMIAENFEELVRIQNEYGTSLLYEASSCGSIPIVRNLEEYYDNELLRAVSGIFNGSSNYILTKVQNENLDYATALHQAQELGFAESNPKLDVEGYDAKFKLIIVAGHTFGVFAKPEEVLNLGIQNLALGDVDFAKSRDKRIRLVANTFQLDDERITLFVTPRLVGKEDQLYNVNNEYNAVILEAAFSDKQLFVGKGAGGHPTGSAVLSDISANTYQYRYEYKKFHQTSRFAYSTDLELEVYLRSNDPKLFDELHFTSISEKGINYVTGVNYVIGVLSLKSLIENKERINQSGAFLAATGEVILGEGTQKEKLHLTENVGVN
- a CDS encoding DUF4271 domain-containing protein — its product is MSIFDPMPGIDSLQQESAPFVLLGKGSLLPEKPDSSALINMKSSLEQSLDWGSGLQLHEVKKGNDVWMFVLLTLLVGTVAVLRLGYHNKFRQLTDAFISARYMKQLMREELVLSHPFSITFLLNYAFSGGLLIFWALHFFSISWLNLPDFLEFLIISGALFLFLLIKSIIHLITQFIIGEDGGLTENRYALLLFPEITGILLLPFAILASFGPDYLFVPSLLIAGSLFLMIYLYRIGRGILAGLNAGSGVVFIFLYLCALEILPLIVTIKVLVSKIG
- a CDS encoding ABC transporter ATP-binding protein, yielding MAKEPILEVRNLVTEFTSDGVVTKAVNDVSFVLHKGETIGIVGESGSGKSVTSLSAMRLIPSPPGKISGGQIIYHDAQKGPLDLLQATEKQMQSYRGNKLAMIFQEPMTSLNPVLTCGDQVTEAILKHESFPELSKLRYFLESHRNLFYLASTVAFFFSLITFVSEGMAPVVSLILACAGFALIGGGIFYSVFSKSRALAKGRVIELFKQVKLPRPERIFDAYPHQLSGGQKQRVMIAMAMSCNPDILIADEPTTALDVTVQKTILDLMNDLQVKNNLGIIFITHDLGVIAELADRVVVMYKGKIVEQGTVLDIFTNPQHPYTKGLLACRPKLGRRLRKLPTVSDFMSSDDNDTITETNISVEGLIRSLEENPELRKSEQESMYAKTPILHVKNLKTWFPVGRSLTGKVTDYVKAVDDVSFDVYPGETLGLVGESGCGKTTLGRTILRLIDPHDGKIIFNGKDITRLSQSEMRAIRKDIQIIFQDPYSSLNPRMTIGEAIMEPMRVHGILDSDKARKNKVVEILERVNMRASHFSRYPHEFSGGQRQRICIARALALQPKFIICDESVSALDVSVQAQVLNLLNELKREFGFTYIFISHDLSVVKFMSDRMIVMNRGKVEEMDSADRIYANPQTDYTRKLINAIPKGELDDIKRNLDRKANLVV
- a CDS encoding glycosyltransferase family 2 protein, which translates into the protein MSIRKATFVRMDMQKLSLVVITFNEERNIRRCLESVAGLADEIVIVDSGSTDSTLQIAEEFSARIVQQKWLGYSEQKNSGNQLALHDWILSLDADEALSPDLKAEIIQIKNSGFKGVYEFPRLTNYCGTFVRHGGWYPDYKVRIFNRKNVCWQGTIHETLKGFSTTDITRLKGDCLHFSYYTIQEHIRQTEKFTDLSAQDLFAKNKNVSWIKSVFSPMARFVSGYFFKLGFLDGKAGFYIAKISAMSTRLKYKKLKSLYSK